One window of Hoplias malabaricus isolate fHopMal1 chromosome 16, fHopMal1.hap1, whole genome shotgun sequence genomic DNA carries:
- the onecut3a gene encoding one cut domain family member 3, translating to MELTMENMGNLHAAVSHGHAPPGDLMSSAHGRAPPHHPPPPHRSLSQYAGGMSVPCDSSMSMSLSGTYATLTPLQHLPPISTVSEKYHHHHHHAHQHNNHSQPHHHAHHQRFSAGNVSGSFTLMRDERALASVGDLYGHYAKDVSAVGPSLSPLHCAPQQPLSAYGDKLLSTGGFEAMLGRGDEHMAALNGVHHHGHHHHGHHHPHHPHHGHHPHAGGGVGGGGGSAGGPGGGGGGGGGGGAAEEINTKEVAQRITAELKRYSIPQAIFAQRILSRSQGTLSDLLRNPKPWSKLKSGRETFRRMWKWLQEPEFQRMSALRLAACKRKEQEQLKERNSVPKKQRLVFTDLQRRTLIAIFKENKRPSKEMQVTIAQQLGLELNTVSNFFMNARRRCVDRWHEEHQHGHSPGQPGTSAPTFSKA from the exons ATGGAGCTCACCATGGAGAACATGGGGAACCTGCACGCGGCCGTTTCTCACGGTCACGCGCCGCCGGGAGACCTGATGAGCTCGGCGCATGGGCGCGCGCCTCCTCACCATCCGCCGCCGCCGCACCGGAGCCTGTCCCAGTACGCGGGCGGCATGAGCGTGCCGTGCGACTCAAGCATGAGCATGAGCCTAAGCGGCACGTACGCCACACTCACGCCGCTGCAGCACCTGCCGCCCATATCCACGGTGTCGGAGaaataccaccaccaccaccaccacgcgCACCAGCACAACAACCACAGCCAGCCGCACCACCACGCGCACCACCAGCGCTTCTCCGCGGGCAACGTCAGCGGCAGTTTCACGCTCATGCGCGACGAGCGCGCGCTGGCCAGCGTCGGGGACCTGTACGGCCATTACGCCAAGGACGTGAGCGCCGTGGGGCCGTCGCTGTCGCCGCTGCACTGCGCGCCGCAGCAGCCGCTCAGCGCCTACGGAGACAAGCTCCTCTCGACCGGCGGCTTCGAGGCGATGCTGGGCCGCGGGGACGAGCACATGGCCGCGCTCAACGGCGTCCATCACCATGGTCACCATCACCATGGCCACCACCACCCGCACCATCCCCATCACGGGCACCATCCGCACGCGGGAGGAGGAGTAGGCGGCGGCGGAGGAAGCGCCGGGGGCCCTGGAGGAGGCGgcgggggtggaggtggaggaggcgCGGCCGAGGAAATCAACACTAAGGAGGTGGCGCAGCGCATCACGGCCGAGCTCAAGCGTTACAGCATCCCGCAGGCCATCTTCGCGCAGCGGATCCTCTCGCGCTCGCAGGGCACGCTCTCCGACCTGCTGCGTAACCCCAAGCCGTGGAGCAAGCTCAAGTCCGGCCGCGAGACCTTCCGCAGGATGTGGAAGTGGCTGCAGGAGCCCGAGTTCCAGCGCATGTCCGCGCTCAGGCTCGCAG CCTGCAAGCGCAAGGAGCAGGAGCAGCTGAAAGAGCGCAACTCTGTGCCCAAAAAGCAGCGCCTGGTCTTCACTGACCTCCAGCGGCGGACACTCATTGCCATCTTCAAGGAGAACAAAAGGCCCAGCAAGGAGATGCAAGTGACCATCGCGCAGCAGCTGGGTCTGGAGCTCAACACGGTCAGCAACTTCTTTATGAATGCACGGCGCCGCTGCGTCGACCGCTGGCATGAAGAGCACCAACACGGTCACAGCCCCGGGCAGCCGGGCACATCCGCACCCACCTTCTCAAAGGCCTGA